In Modestobacter versicolor, a single genomic region encodes these proteins:
- a CDS encoding RNA polymerase sigma factor SigF — protein MTRSAATDSPAADDAAVQKAGEVTRPRSPADEPTQPMTVPSGSDVVAPDTVADTPVPVSENRSRQMRTAPLFAELATLEKGDPRRERLREILVEEHLPLVRHFARRFSNRGEPFDDLLQVGTLGLIAAIDRFDPTRGVEFLSFAVPTITGEIKRHFRDQGWSVRVPRRLQELHLSLNAAVSELSQKNGHAPTPSELAEHLGIPRAEVLEGLAVANAYRSSSLDERLSGEEDSPTLAATLGEEDAALEGVEYRESLQPLLATIPARERRILILRFFGNMTQSQIAADIGISQMHVSRLLSQTLAKLREGLLKD, from the coding sequence GTGACCCGGTCGGCAGCCACGGACTCCCCGGCCGCCGACGACGCCGCCGTCCAGAAGGCCGGTGAGGTCACCCGCCCCCGGTCCCCCGCCGACGAGCCCACCCAGCCGATGACCGTCCCCTCGGGGAGCGACGTCGTCGCGCCGGACACCGTCGCGGACACCCCGGTACCGGTGTCGGAGAACCGCAGCCGGCAGATGCGGACCGCCCCGCTGTTCGCCGAGCTGGCCACCCTGGAGAAGGGCGACCCGCGCCGGGAGCGGCTGCGGGAGATCCTGGTCGAGGAGCACCTCCCCCTCGTCCGGCACTTCGCCCGGCGGTTCAGCAACCGCGGCGAGCCCTTCGACGACCTGCTGCAGGTCGGCACCCTGGGGCTCATCGCGGCCATCGACCGGTTCGACCCGACCCGCGGTGTCGAGTTCCTGTCCTTCGCCGTCCCCACCATCACCGGGGAGATCAAGCGGCACTTCCGCGACCAGGGCTGGTCGGTGCGGGTGCCGCGGCGGCTGCAGGAGCTGCACCTGTCGCTGAACGCGGCGGTCAGCGAGCTGTCCCAGAAGAACGGTCACGCCCCGACCCCGTCGGAGCTGGCCGAGCACCTGGGCATCCCGCGCGCCGAGGTCCTCGAGGGCCTGGCGGTGGCCAACGCCTACCGCAGCAGCTCGCTGGACGAGCGGCTCTCCGGCGAGGAGGACTCCCCCACCCTGGCGGCGACGCTGGGCGAGGAGGACGCCGCGCTGGAGGGCGTGGAGTACCGCGAGTCGCTGCAGCCGCTGCTGGCGACCATCCCGGCCCGCGAGCGGCGGATCCTGATCCTGCGGTTCTTCGGCAACATGACCCAGTCGCAGATCGCCGCGGACATCGGCATCTCGCAGATGCACGTCAGCCGGCTGCTCAGCCAGACGCTGGCCAAGCTCCGCGAGGGCCTGCTCAAGGACTGA
- a CDS encoding ATP-binding protein yields the protein MVDTTGAAPTGERRAERLELRVPTSPTQLPAVRAMAGDLAMRMDFDLDAVEDLRLAVDEACATLAAVAQGDSLTVVFEATREGLRIDAWVPTAAGVDVPRDGFGWAVLHTLVDTVEAGPSDQATVPAGNGDATPAASISLVKKLRRYSSSDVLADDADVSVLR from the coding sequence ATGGTCGACACGACGGGCGCCGCCCCCACGGGCGAGCGGCGCGCCGAGCGACTGGAACTGCGGGTCCCGACCTCGCCGACGCAGCTCCCGGCGGTGCGGGCGATGGCCGGCGACCTGGCGATGCGGATGGACTTCGACCTGGACGCGGTCGAGGACCTGCGCCTGGCCGTGGACGAGGCCTGCGCCACCCTCGCCGCGGTCGCCCAGGGTGACTCGCTCACAGTGGTCTTCGAGGCCACCCGCGAGGGCCTGCGGATCGACGCCTGGGTGCCCACCGCCGCCGGGGTCGACGTGCCCCGCGACGGCTTCGGCTGGGCGGTGCTGCACACCCTGGTCGACACCGTGGAGGCCGGCCCCAGCGACCAGGCGACGGTGCCCGCGGGCAACGGCGACGCCACCCCCGCCGCCAGCATCTCGCTGGTGAAGAAGCTGCGGCGGTACAGCTCCAGCGACGTCCTGGCCGACGACGCCGACGTGTCGGTACTGCGGTGA
- a CDS encoding DNA topoisomerase IB has product MHAPGWTRRRAGRGFAYYDVDGSLIRDERVDRVKQLAIPPAWKDVWICPWPNGHIQAVGTDAAGRRQYRYHEQWRLKRDAAKHERVVEIAHQLPDVRDAVLDALSTRGLNRDRVLACGVRLLDLGAFRVGSEQYADDNGTFGLATLRREHVEVRGERVFFHYTAKGGIQRELELIDKPTALVVRELLKRPADQGEELLGYPLEDGSWHDVTSTEINAYLKEISGAEITAKDFRTWTATVMMAASLAEEPPPRSKTARTKVVKQAYVRVSEQLGNTPTVAKNSYVDPRVVDRWEHGETVAEALAEAAGAPDDRSAQRTLEQAVCQMLTSA; this is encoded by the coding sequence GTGCACGCCCCCGGCTGGACCCGGCGCCGGGCAGGACGGGGGTTCGCCTACTACGACGTCGACGGCTCGCTGATCCGCGACGAGCGCGTGGACCGGGTGAAGCAGCTCGCGATCCCGCCGGCCTGGAAGGACGTCTGGATCTGCCCGTGGCCCAACGGGCACATCCAGGCGGTCGGCACCGACGCCGCCGGCCGGCGGCAGTACCGCTACCACGAGCAGTGGCGGCTCAAGCGCGACGCCGCCAAGCACGAGCGGGTGGTGGAGATCGCCCACCAGCTGCCCGACGTCCGGGACGCCGTGCTGGACGCCCTGAGCACCCGCGGCCTCAACCGCGACCGGGTCCTGGCCTGCGGCGTGCGGCTGCTCGACCTCGGCGCCTTCCGGGTCGGCAGCGAGCAGTACGCCGACGACAACGGCACCTTCGGCCTGGCGACGCTGCGTCGGGAGCACGTCGAGGTGCGCGGCGAGCGGGTCTTCTTCCACTACACCGCCAAGGGCGGCATCCAGCGCGAGCTCGAGCTGATCGACAAGCCGACCGCGCTCGTCGTCCGCGAGCTGCTCAAGCGGCCGGCCGACCAGGGCGAGGAGCTGCTGGGCTACCCGCTCGAGGACGGCAGCTGGCACGACGTCACCAGCACGGAGATCAACGCCTACCTCAAGGAGATCAGCGGCGCGGAGATCACCGCCAAGGACTTCCGCACCTGGACGGCGACGGTGATGATGGCCGCCTCGCTGGCCGAGGAGCCCCCGCCCCGCAGCAAGACCGCCCGCACCAAGGTGGTCAAGCAGGCCTACGTGCGGGTGAGCGAGCAGCTGGGCAACACCCCGACGGTGGCCAAGAACAGCTACGTCGACCCGCGGGTGGTCGACCGCTGGGAGCACGGCGAGACCGTGGCCGAGGCGCTCGCCGAGGCGGCCGGCGCACCGGACGACCGCAGTGCCCAGCGGACCCTGGAGCAGGCCGTCTGCCAGATGCTCACCAGCGCCTGA
- a CDS encoding STAS domain-containing protein has product MSAPADSNEAPFDDVITLSTSTDDDGTVTVTVVGEVDTFTAPVLRASLDTQLEQQPTALVIDLCGVQFLGSAGLAVLVETQKSARSRDVGLRLVANTRAVTRPLEVTGLIDLFTIAEKA; this is encoded by the coding sequence GTGTCGGCCCCGGCTGACTCGAACGAAGCGCCCTTCGACGACGTGATCACGCTGTCGACGTCCACCGACGACGACGGCACGGTCACCGTGACGGTCGTCGGCGAGGTCGACACCTTCACCGCGCCCGTCCTGCGGGCCTCGCTGGACACCCAGCTCGAGCAGCAGCCGACCGCGCTGGTGATCGACCTGTGCGGTGTCCAGTTCCTCGGCTCGGCCGGTCTGGCCGTGCTGGTGGAGACCCAGAAGTCGGCGCGCTCCCGCGACGTCGGGCTGCGGCTGGTGGCCAACACCCGCGCCGTCACCCGCCCGCTGGAGGTCACCGGCCTCATCGACCTCTTCACCATCGCCGAGAAGGCGTAA
- a CDS encoding DUF1360 domain-containing protein translates to MAITDEVQRLGAPVRRWARTQQQEYTQGEPRPLAADLGAMGVYLSLVGTAATAIRVSGRELPTRIPLADAVLLTIGTFRLARRIAKDPVTAPLRAPFVSYQGTSGEAEVAEEVREHGGVKHAVGELLTCPFCMAQWVGTGFVLGYVTAPRATRLAALTMTMVAGSDVLQFVYDAIQNGALKPGGGDEAGGPTGQGV, encoded by the coding sequence ATGGCGATCACGGACGAGGTCCAGCGGCTCGGCGCACCGGTGCGACGGTGGGCCCGCACGCAGCAGCAGGAGTACACGCAGGGCGAGCCGCGCCCGCTGGCCGCCGACCTCGGGGCGATGGGCGTCTACCTCTCCCTGGTCGGCACCGCCGCGACCGCGATCCGGGTCTCCGGCCGTGAGCTGCCCACCCGCATCCCGCTGGCCGACGCCGTCCTGCTGACCATCGGCACCTTCCGGCTGGCCCGCCGGATCGCCAAGGACCCGGTCACCGCACCGCTGCGGGCCCCGTTCGTGAGCTACCAGGGCACGTCCGGCGAGGCGGAGGTGGCCGAGGAGGTGCGCGAGCACGGCGGTGTGAAGCACGCGGTGGGGGAGCTGCTCACCTGCCCGTTCTGCATGGCGCAGTGGGTCGGCACCGGCTTCGTGCTCGGCTACGTCACCGCGCCGCGGGCCACCCGGCTCGCCGCGCTGACGATGACCATGGTCGCCGGCTCCGACGTCCTGCAGTTCGTCTACGACGCCATCCAGAACGGCGCCCTGAAGCCGGGCGGCGGGGACGAGGCGGGCGGCCCCACCGGCCAGGGGGTCTGA
- a CDS encoding Ku protein — MRSIWKGAVSFGLVSIGVKLYSATEDHDIRFHQVHKTDGGRVKYKRVCSVDGEEVEYNDIAKGYELPDGQLVVLTDEDFDQLPLGTTHEIEVLQFVDQEQIDPIHFEKTYYLEPDGVATRPYVLLRTALENAGQVAITKIAIRQRESLAALRVREGVLVLHTMRWPDEIRRPGFGFLDEEVPVRPQELAMAESLISTMAGDFDASAFTDDYREAMQALLEAKQSGGEVQQAPDAVDDGGGAVVDLMSALRRSVERAGGSAPAGGDDSADDDEDSAADAAPAKKTAARKPAKKATTAATKAPAKKAPAKKAAAAKADDEPAKPAKRASRARKTA, encoded by the coding sequence GTGCGGTCGATCTGGAAGGGCGCGGTCTCCTTCGGCCTGGTCAGCATCGGGGTGAAGCTGTACTCGGCGACCGAGGACCACGACATCCGCTTCCACCAGGTGCACAAGACCGACGGTGGCCGGGTCAAGTACAAGCGGGTCTGCTCGGTCGACGGCGAAGAGGTCGAGTACAACGACATCGCCAAGGGCTACGAGCTGCCCGACGGCCAGCTGGTCGTGCTGACCGACGAGGACTTCGACCAGCTCCCGCTCGGCACCACGCACGAGATCGAGGTGCTCCAGTTCGTCGACCAGGAGCAGATCGACCCGATCCACTTCGAGAAGACCTACTACCTGGAGCCCGACGGGGTGGCCACCCGCCCCTACGTGCTGCTGCGCACCGCGCTGGAGAACGCCGGCCAGGTGGCGATCACCAAGATCGCCATCCGGCAGCGCGAGTCGCTGGCGGCGCTGCGGGTGCGCGAGGGCGTGCTGGTGCTGCACACCATGCGCTGGCCCGACGAGATCCGCCGTCCCGGCTTCGGCTTCCTCGACGAGGAGGTCCCGGTGCGGCCGCAGGAGCTCGCCATGGCCGAGTCGCTGATCTCCACGATGGCCGGCGACTTCGACGCCTCGGCCTTCACCGACGACTACCGCGAGGCGATGCAGGCGCTGCTGGAGGCCAAGCAGTCCGGCGGTGAGGTGCAGCAGGCGCCCGACGCCGTCGACGACGGCGGTGGCGCGGTGGTCGACCTGATGAGCGCGCTGCGCCGCAGCGTCGAGCGGGCCGGCGGCAGTGCTCCGGCCGGCGGGGACGACTCCGCCGACGATGACGAGGACTCCGCCGCCGACGCCGCGCCGGCGAAGAAGACCGCCGCCCGCAAGCCGGCGAAGAAGGCGACCACCGCGGCGACGAAGGCGCCGGCCAAGAAGGCGCCGGCGAAGAAGGCCGCCGCCGCGAAGGCCGACGACGAGCCGGCCAAGCCGGCCAAGCGCGCCTCCCGCGCCCGCAAGACCGCCTGA
- the ligD gene encoding non-homologous end-joining DNA ligase, producing the protein MAAPDPLATYRAKRDPARTAEPVPPPDQPLPAGNGDTFVVHEHHTPRGRTGERVHWDLRLERDGVLKSWAVPKGPPTQPGLNRLAVPTEDHPLEYASFSGTITAGEYGGGRVSIWDAGRYAAEKWDDDHVTVSFDGRRLTGRYVLFRLPDRTWNVRKLDADPVVDEPVAGVPEDLPPMLAAIGELPRRDDLRWGYEFKWDGVRALAHVRAGRVRLRARSGNDVTASYPELHRLPEALAGHDAVVDGEVVAMDGRGRPDFGLLQGRMHRTGPEVARMAAAAPVTYLVFDLLALDGESLLGLPYTARRERLDALGLVSDRWVTTPWFRGDAPGVGDQVQAASLENGLEGVVAKRLDSPYRPGGRGPDWRKVKNIRAQSVVVGGWRPGAGRRAGGIGSLLLGVHDDRGRFVFAGHVGTGFTARALAELEPLLTPRSSSPFADALPREVTRDAHWVEPLLVGEVAYTEWTREGRLRHPSWRGLRDDLPPAQVVVEP; encoded by the coding sequence GTGGCCGCGCCCGACCCGCTCGCCACCTACCGGGCCAAGCGGGACCCTGCCCGCACCGCCGAGCCGGTCCCGCCGCCGGACCAGCCGCTGCCCGCCGGGAACGGCGACACCTTCGTCGTCCACGAGCACCACACCCCCCGGGGTCGCACCGGGGAGCGGGTGCACTGGGACCTCCGCCTGGAGCGCGACGGCGTGCTCAAGAGCTGGGCGGTGCCCAAGGGCCCGCCGACCCAGCCGGGGCTCAACCGGCTCGCCGTCCCGACCGAGGACCACCCGCTGGAGTACGCCTCGTTCTCGGGCACGATCACCGCCGGCGAGTACGGCGGCGGCCGGGTGAGCATCTGGGACGCCGGCCGCTACGCCGCCGAGAAGTGGGACGACGACCACGTCACGGTCTCCTTCGACGGTCGCCGGCTGACCGGCCGCTACGTGCTGTTCCGGTTGCCCGACCGCACCTGGAACGTGCGCAAGCTGGACGCCGACCCGGTCGTCGACGAGCCGGTCGCCGGGGTGCCGGAGGACCTGCCGCCGATGCTCGCCGCGATCGGCGAGCTGCCGCGCAGGGACGACCTGCGCTGGGGCTACGAGTTCAAGTGGGACGGCGTCCGCGCGCTCGCTCACGTGCGGGCGGGGAGGGTGCGGCTGCGGGCCCGCAGCGGCAACGACGTCACGGCCAGCTACCCCGAGCTGCACCGGCTGCCCGAGGCGCTCGCCGGGCACGACGCCGTGGTCGACGGCGAGGTGGTCGCGATGGACGGCCGCGGGCGACCGGACTTCGGGCTGCTGCAGGGCCGGATGCACCGCACCGGGCCCGAGGTCGCCCGGATGGCCGCGGCCGCGCCGGTCACCTACCTCGTGTTCGACCTGCTGGCGCTGGACGGCGAGAGCCTGCTCGGGCTGCCCTACACCGCCCGGCGCGAGCGGCTGGACGCCCTCGGGCTGGTCTCGGACCGCTGGGTCACCACGCCCTGGTTCCGCGGCGACGCCCCCGGCGTGGGCGACCAGGTGCAGGCCGCCAGCCTGGAGAACGGTCTGGAGGGCGTGGTCGCCAAGCGGCTGGACTCGCCCTACCGGCCCGGTGGCCGCGGCCCGGACTGGCGCAAGGTCAAGAACATCCGCGCCCAGTCGGTCGTCGTCGGCGGCTGGCGGCCCGGGGCCGGGCGGCGGGCCGGGGGCATCGGCTCGCTGCTGCTCGGCGTGCACGACGACCGCGGCCGGTTCGTCTTCGCCGGGCACGTCGGCACCGGCTTCACCGCCCGGGCGCTCGCCGAGCTCGAACCGCTGCTCACCCCGCGTTCGTCGTCCCCGTTCGCCGACGCGCTGCCCCGCGAGGTCACCCGGGACGCGCACTGGGTCGAGCCGCTGCTGGTGGGGGAGGTCGCCTACACCGAGTGGACCCGCGAGGGCCGGCTCCGGCACCCCTCGTGGCGCGGCCTGCGCGACGACCTCCCGCCCGCCCAGGTGGTGGTCGAGCCATGA
- the ligD gene encoding non-homologous end-joining DNA ligase, with the protein MRQRVHIEGRQLEVSNLDKVLFPEVSFTKAQVIDYYVRIAPVLLPHVAHRPVTFTRWPNGVDGQAFFEKNNARHAPEWVRTVTVPSPGSSRGRETLDMVLLSAVPDLVWSANLAALEVHVPQWQVDDDGAAQLPDLLVLDLDPGPGTGVVECAAVAHRLRERLLADGLDPVVKTSGSKGLQVYAPISCADKDHPSRYAKGLAQALTGETPEDVVWRMEKALRPGKVLVDWSQNNTAKTTVAPYSLRARPLATVSTPLLWDEVDELRDGGDPEQVRFRTDDVLARVEEHGDLFDVSDRHRAALPG; encoded by the coding sequence ATGAGGCAACGCGTGCACATCGAGGGCCGGCAGCTCGAGGTCTCCAACCTGGACAAGGTGCTGTTCCCGGAGGTCTCGTTCACCAAGGCGCAGGTCATCGACTACTACGTGCGGATCGCGCCGGTGCTGCTGCCGCACGTCGCGCACCGCCCGGTCACCTTCACCCGCTGGCCGAACGGGGTCGACGGGCAGGCGTTCTTCGAGAAGAACAACGCGCGGCACGCCCCGGAGTGGGTGCGCACGGTGACCGTCCCCTCGCCGGGCAGCTCCCGCGGCCGGGAGACGCTGGACATGGTGCTGCTCAGCGCCGTCCCGGACCTGGTCTGGTCGGCGAACCTGGCCGCGCTCGAGGTGCACGTGCCCCAGTGGCAGGTCGACGACGACGGCGCGGCGCAGCTGCCCGACCTGCTCGTGCTCGACCTGGACCCGGGGCCGGGCACCGGCGTCGTCGAGTGCGCCGCGGTGGCGCACCGGCTGCGGGAGCGGCTGCTCGCCGACGGGCTGGACCCGGTGGTGAAGACGTCGGGCTCCAAGGGGCTGCAGGTGTACGCGCCGATCAGCTGCGCGGACAAGGACCACCCCAGCCGGTACGCCAAGGGGCTGGCCCAGGCACTCACCGGGGAGACCCCCGAGGACGTCGTCTGGCGGATGGAGAAGGCGCTGCGCCCGGGCAAGGTGCTGGTCGACTGGAGCCAGAACAACACCGCGAAGACGACGGTCGCCCCGTACTCGCTGCGCGCCCGCCCGCTGGCCACGGTGTCCACGCCGCTGCTGTGGGACGAGGTCGACGAGCTGCGCGACGGCGGCGACCCGGAGCAGGTCCGCTTCCGCACCGACGACGTCCTGGCCCGGGTCGAGGAGCACGGCGACCTGTTCGACGTCAGCGACCGGCACCGCGCCGCCCTCCCCGGCTGA
- a CDS encoding DUF6518 family protein yields the protein MIDTAPAPAEVTQTAPRWWLPVVVLLLGAGGGVLTEWLQGVLDDPWAAWANSVAAWCLPAFAVGALAGRVRVAVVAAVATELLLVGSYYVSQYAQLLPVDGVTVAGWLVAGVLAGVVFGVAGHWWRAGEPRTAVAGAALMSGAVVGEGLYRAVAFPWQGSSGAVMAAAGVVLAVLLGRTWRQRLTVLGLLAAVVPLAWLGTVVVDAAFATW from the coding sequence ATGATCGACACCGCGCCCGCCCCCGCAGAAGTCACACAGACCGCACCGCGCTGGTGGCTGCCGGTCGTCGTGCTCCTGCTGGGCGCCGGCGGGGGAGTGCTCACCGAGTGGCTGCAGGGCGTGCTCGACGACCCGTGGGCCGCCTGGGCGAACTCGGTGGCGGCCTGGTGCCTGCCCGCCTTCGCCGTGGGCGCCCTGGCCGGCCGGGTGCGAGTCGCCGTGGTGGCCGCGGTCGCCACCGAGCTGCTGCTGGTCGGCTCCTACTACGTCTCCCAGTACGCCCAGCTGCTGCCGGTCGACGGGGTCACGGTCGCCGGCTGGCTGGTCGCCGGCGTGCTGGCCGGGGTGGTGTTCGGGGTGGCCGGGCACTGGTGGCGCGCCGGGGAGCCGCGGACCGCGGTCGCGGGGGCCGCGCTGATGAGCGGTGCGGTGGTGGGGGAGGGGCTCTACCGGGCGGTGGCCTTCCCCTGGCAGGGCAGCTCCGGCGCGGTGATGGCCGCGGCGGGCGTCGTCCTGGCGGTGCTGCTCGGCCGCACGTGGCGGCAGCGGCTGACCGTGCTCGGGCTGCTGGCCGCCGTCGTCCCGCTGGCCTGGCTCGGCACCGTGGTCGTGGACGCCGCCTTCGCCACCTGGTGA
- a CDS encoding Fur family transcriptional regulator, translated as METAWDEQLRHAGLRVTRPRLSVLGVLAQHPHVDADTIATAARTVHPSISPQAVYGVLKALVGGGLARRIEPAGGPALYELRVGDNHHHLVCRECGSVADVDCVVGAAPCLAPSDAAGFEVDEAEVVFWGLCGDCQVARRKHGNQHQQ; from the coding sequence ATGGAGACGGCCTGGGACGAGCAGCTGCGGCACGCGGGGCTCCGCGTCACGCGGCCCCGGCTCTCCGTGCTGGGGGTGCTCGCGCAGCACCCCCACGTCGACGCCGACACCATCGCCACCGCCGCGCGCACCGTGCACCCGTCGATCTCGCCGCAGGCGGTCTACGGGGTGCTCAAGGCGCTGGTCGGTGGCGGCCTCGCCCGCCGCATCGAGCCGGCCGGAGGGCCGGCGCTGTACGAGCTGCGGGTCGGCGACAACCACCACCACCTGGTCTGCCGGGAGTGCGGGTCGGTCGCCGACGTCGACTGCGTGGTGGGGGCGGCGCCGTGCCTGGCCCCCTCCGACGCGGCCGGCTTCGAGGTGGACGAGGCGGAGGTCGTCTTCTGGGGGCTCTGCGGCGACTGCCAGGTCGCCCGCAGGAAGCACGGCAACCAGCACCAGCAGTGA
- a CDS encoding catalase, with translation MTDVASQGPAASEADRAVLTNRQGHPVYDNQNQRTVGARGPATLENYQFLEKISHFDRERIPERVVHARGFVAYGEFEATGTWGDEPIERYTRAKLFNTPGKKTDLAIRFSTVIGGRDSSEAARDPRGFAVKFYTEDGNWDIVGNNLAVFFIRDAIKFPDVIHSLKPDPITFRQEPARIFDFMSQTPEAMHMLVNLFSPRGIPADYRHMQGFGVNTYKWVNAQGETKLVKYHWLPKQGVKSLTEADAAVIQGQDLGHASKDLYEAIERGDFPQWDLYVQLMDDGEHPELDFDPLDDTKVWPENEFEPKLVGTMTLNRNVSDHHNENEQSAFGTGVLVDGMDFSDDKMLVGRTFSYSDAQRYRVGPNYLQLPVNSAKNAAVHTNQRGGQMSFGVDLGPGQNPHVNYEPSITGGLREAEYPTHDEQGPEITGRLTRKRIPLTNDYTQAGQRYQLMEQWEKDDLVANFVELIGQAVPEVQQRMVWHFFMCDDELGARVGEGLGISADDVRGLEPLQTQTLSADELQRAANLGKNGPRDVTGLTMTHTVPNERVVLAK, from the coding sequence ATGACCGACGTCGCATCGCAGGGCCCGGCAGCCAGTGAGGCTGACCGCGCCGTCCTGACCAACCGTCAGGGCCATCCGGTCTACGACAACCAGAACCAGCGCACCGTGGGTGCCCGTGGCCCGGCCACGCTGGAGAACTACCAGTTCCTCGAGAAGATCAGCCACTTCGACCGCGAGCGCATCCCGGAGCGCGTGGTGCACGCCCGCGGCTTCGTGGCCTACGGCGAGTTCGAGGCCACCGGCACGTGGGGCGACGAGCCGATCGAGCGCTACACCCGCGCCAAGCTGTTCAACACCCCGGGCAAGAAGACCGACCTGGCGATCCGCTTCTCCACCGTCATCGGCGGCCGGGACTCCTCCGAGGCGGCGCGCGACCCGCGCGGCTTCGCGGTGAAGTTCTACACCGAGGACGGCAACTGGGACATCGTCGGCAACAACCTCGCGGTGTTCTTCATCCGCGACGCGATCAAGTTCCCCGACGTCATCCACTCGCTGAAGCCGGACCCGATCACCTTCCGCCAGGAGCCGGCCCGGATCTTCGACTTCATGTCGCAGACCCCCGAGGCCATGCACATGCTGGTCAACCTGTTCTCGCCGCGCGGCATCCCCGCCGACTACCGGCACATGCAGGGCTTCGGCGTGAACACCTACAAGTGGGTCAACGCCCAGGGCGAGACCAAGCTGGTCAAGTACCACTGGCTGCCCAAGCAGGGCGTCAAGAGCCTGACCGAGGCCGACGCCGCGGTCATCCAGGGCCAGGACCTCGGCCACGCCTCGAAGGACCTCTACGAGGCCATCGAGCGCGGCGACTTCCCGCAGTGGGACCTCTACGTCCAGCTGATGGACGACGGCGAGCACCCCGAGCTCGACTTCGACCCGCTCGACGACACCAAGGTGTGGCCGGAGAACGAGTTCGAGCCGAAGCTCGTCGGGACGATGACGCTGAACCGCAACGTCAGCGACCACCACAACGAGAACGAGCAGAGCGCGTTCGGCACCGGTGTGCTCGTCGACGGGATGGACTTCTCCGACGACAAGATGCTGGTCGGGCGCACGTTCTCCTACTCCGACGCGCAGCGCTACCGGGTGGGCCCGAACTACCTGCAGCTGCCGGTGAACTCGGCCAAGAACGCCGCGGTGCACACCAACCAGCGCGGCGGGCAGATGTCCTTCGGCGTGGACCTGGGCCCGGGCCAGAACCCGCACGTGAACTACGAGCCGTCGATCACCGGCGGCCTGCGCGAGGCCGAGTACCCCACGCACGACGAGCAGGGGCCGGAGATCACCGGGCGGCTCACCCGCAAGCGGATCCCGCTGACCAACGACTACACGCAGGCCGGTCAGCGGTACCAGCTCATGGAGCAGTGGGAGAAGGACGACCTGGTCGCCAACTTCGTGGAGCTGATCGGGCAGGCCGTGCCCGAGGTGCAGCAGCGCATGGTGTGGCACTTCTTCATGTGCGACGACGAGCTCGGCGCCCGCGTCGGCGAGGGCCTGGGCATCAGCGCGGACGACGTCCGCGGCCTGGAGCCGCTGCAGACGCAGACGCTGTCCGCCGACGAGCTGCAGCGCGCGGCCAACCTCGGCAAGAACGGCCCGCGCGACGTCACCGGCCTGACGATGACGCACACCGTGCCGAACGAGCGCGTCGTCCTCGCGAAGTGA
- a CDS encoding nuclear transport factor 2 family protein translates to MDRLAGLYDALNARDVDAALAHCAPDVDWPDAMQGGRVVGSDAVRAYWLAQWEVVDLALHPRRVRELPDGRVEVLVEQHVRDRDGDLLAHAFVLHTHTFSGPLVSRVDVGDPQA, encoded by the coding sequence ATGGACCGCCTCGCCGGGCTCTACGACGCGCTCAACGCCCGGGACGTCGACGCGGCGCTCGCGCACTGCGCCCCCGACGTCGACTGGCCCGACGCGATGCAGGGCGGCCGGGTGGTCGGCTCCGACGCCGTCCGGGCGTACTGGCTGGCCCAGTGGGAGGTGGTCGACCTGGCGCTGCACCCGCGCCGGGTGCGCGAGCTCCCCGACGGCCGGGTGGAGGTGCTGGTCGAGCAGCACGTCCGCGACCGGGACGGCGACCTGCTCGCGCACGCGTTCGTGCTGCACACCCACACGTTCAGCGGCCCGCTGGTCAGCCGGGTGGACGTCGGCGACCCGCAGGCCTGA